TCCTCATGATTGGCTGCTAGTACGACGTCCGTTAATACAGGTTTTCCGTGTGTAACTGTACCTGTTTTATCGACAACGACTGTATCAATGCGTTGCGTTTGTTCTAAATGCTCGCCACCTTTAAATAAAATACCAAATTCGGCAGCCCGACCAGAGCCTGCCATAATAGATGTTGGTGTCGCTAAGCCAAGCGCACAAGGACAAGCAATTACAAGCACAGCAATTAAAACTTCAAGTGCCGGTGTAAACTCTCCTGGTTTTACCCATAAAATCCAAATAAGGAAAGTGACAATAGCAATACTAACAACAATTGGTACGAAAATGCCGGAAATTTGGTCTGCTAAACGTTGAATAGGTGCTTTTGAGCCTTGTGCATCTTCAACGACTTTTATAATTTGTGCCAGTGCTGTATCACGCCCAACTTTTGTAGCCGACATTTTCACAAAACCATTTTTATTAATTGTTGAACCGTATAATAAATCGCCTTGCTTTTTATCTACTGGTAGACTTTCCCCAGTTAGCATTGATTCGTCAACAGCCGTTGTGCCCTCTAATACAGCACCATCAACTGGAATTTTCTCACCCGGCTTCACTAATAAAATGTCACCTATTACAACTTCCTCTAACGGTATTTCTTTTTCTACGCCGTCGCGCACAACAATAGCGGATTTAGCTTGAAGTCCCATTAGTTTTTTTATAGCTTCCGATGAGCGACCTTTAGCTTTTGCCTCGAATAATTTACCTAATAATATTAACGTAATTAAAACGGCACTCGTTTCAAAATATAGATGCGGGCCGTGATGCGAATTAATTGTGACAATTGCTTGATAAACACTGTAGAAATATGCCGCAGAGGTCCCCATAACGACAAGAACATCCATATTGGCACTTCCATTACGTAGTGCTTTATATGCTCCTACGTAAAATTGTCTCCCAATAATAAATTGAACCGGCGTAGCTAACACTAATTGCACCCAAGGATTCATTAAAAAATCAGGGACATATAAAAATGATGTAAAAGAAAAGTGACCAACCATCGTCCAAAGTAATGGTAGCGAAAGAATGGCAGAGAAAATAAGTTTTTGTTGCTGTTGTTTTATAGCCTTTTCTCGATAATCTTCGGTTGCTTGCTCATCCGCCTTCTGGTGAGCCCCATATCCTAATTTCTCTACCTTACCGATAATGTCAGATACAGCAACTTCTGTTGGATTAAATTCGATTGTTGCTTTTTCAAGAGCCAAGTTTACAGAAGCCGTTGATACGCCTGATAGTTTATTTAAACCTTTTTCTATGCGTGTGGCACACGCAGCGCACGTCATACCTGTAATATCTAGTTCTGTTTTTTGTTTCACCACACCATAACCTAATGCTTCAATCTTTTTTTCAAAATCTGCTTCACTCAATTTTGCTGGATCATATTTTATAGAGGACTTTTCAAGCGCTAAGTTTACAGTTGCTTGCTCGACACCCTCCATTTTTTTCAATCCCTTTTCTATTCGAGTAGCACAAGCTGCACAAGTCATACCTGTAATTTGTAAATTTGTTTCCTTGAAGTCAGAACTCATTACCTTTCCTCCTCTTTATATACCGACTAGGGGTATATAGATTTGAAAATAATAGAGTGCTTTTTGAGCACCCTACTTTTCTTATTCTACCTCATAACCTTGATCGTCAATCGTTTCTTTAATTTGCGCTAGTGATACTTGTGCATCGTCAAACGCTACATCTACCAAACCATCAGCCAAATTTACTTTTACTTGTTCTACACCAGCTAGTGCACCGACACTTTTTTCTACTGAATTAACACAATGTCCACATGACATTCCTTGTACGTTTAATGTTACGTTTTGCATAAATATCTCTCCTTTAAGTTAAATTAAAATGCTATATAAGAGTATATACCCTAAAAAATTATTATTTTTTCATTAATTTTTGAATGGTCACTACTAATTCATCTAGGACCGCTTCATCACCTTCAGATAGGCGATCTACGACACAGCCTTTTAAATGACCTTCTAATAAAATTTTCGCTACGCTATTTAAAGCTGATTGCGTGGCAGACAACTGCGTTATAACATCATCACAGTAAACGTCCTTTTCAATCATTCCCTTAATGCCTCGGATTTGACCCTCGATTCGATTTAAACGAGTCGTTAAATCCTTTTTTACGCGCTCAGGGTGGTGACTTTTTCGACACGACGCAGTTTCTCCCGTATGACAATCATCATCTTTCACTGTGTCTTCCAACTGCTTCACCTCCTATTTGATTATAATCATACTATACCCACGAAGGGTATGTAAAGTAGGCAATTTTTTTTTTCCAATTTTTTTAATCATGATCGTGATGAGTTTGCTCACTTTTTATATTACATAAAATTGACTCATCATGACGATTTGCTACTGTTTCCAATTGTATCGTTACATGCTTTATGCCCTTATGTTCAAGATTATGTTCAATTTCGCGTAATATATGCTCGCTTTCCCCAATGCTTAGTTGGCTATCGACAACTGCATGACAGGAAAGTGCATTTGTGCCACTAGTAATCGTCCAAATATGAAGGTCATGGATACTTTGTACACCTTCATTTTGCTCGATTATTTGAATGATTTCCTGTACATCAACATTTGACGGAGTTCCTTCCATAAGTACATGGATAGCGGCCTTTGTTACAAAATATCCACTCCGTAGTACCAATACTGCCACAATGACACTTGCGAGCGGATCTGCCCATCCCCAGCCGAAAAACATAATAACTAATGCAGCGATTATCGCACCTACAGAGCCAAGCATATCGCTAAGAACATGTAAAAATGCTCCGCGCATATTTAAATTGTCTTGTGTATCGCCACCGCGCATCATAATCCAAGCAACTAAAATATTTATTAGAAGGCCAATTACACTAATAATTAGCATCCCTGTCGTTGCCACTTCTGGAGGATTTGCAAAACGCTCAATTGCTTCATAAAAAATAAACAATGCGATTAATATTAATGTCACGCCATTTAATACTGCAGCTAAAATCTCGAACCTTTTATAGCCATATGTTTTACTAAAGCTAGCTGCTTTTTCTCCAAACATAAAAGCAAGTAGTGCTATTGCTAATGAAATTGAATCACTTAGCATATGTCCAGCGTCTGATAAAAGCGCCAAACTATTAGTTAAAACCCCACCAATCGCTTCAACAACCATATAACTCGTAATGATTATAAAGGATAACAACAGTACCTTTTTATTTGCGCCATGTGTATGATCATGGCCGTGATCGTGATTATGCCCCATAGTTTTCCCCTCCAAAAATTTATTAATACAATACTTTTAGTTGTGCGTCGCGTGTTCAATTGCTTGCTTCAATAAATTCATGATGTGATCATCATCTTTTGAATAATATAAGCTTGTTCCTTCTCTCCTAAATTTCACTAATCTTAAATTTTTTAAAAATCGTAACTGATGAGATACTGTTGATTGACTTAAGTCTAATATTTCAGCGATGTCATTGACCGAGTGCTCATCTGAACATAATAAATTTAAAATGCGTATTCTTGTCGGGTCACTCAATGCTTTAAACGTTTGAGAGACCACAAATAGCGTTTCTTCATCTAAGTGCTGTCCCTTTCCGCTCTCTACTTCTACCTGTTTTACTTGTTCATCCATTTTCCGTTCCCCCAATATTGTATTTATATATGAGCATGTGTTCATATATAAATATATATGGTTATTTTAGGAATGTCAATTCAAAGCAAAACACAAAACTCCACACGCGTGATACACTATTTGTAAGGAGAGATACTAGTGGATAATTATGAAACAGACGTTATGTTTATGGGCCAAGCCTTAGAAGAAGCTAAAAAAGCTGCCTTGCTTGGCGAGGTGCCGATAGGAGCCGTTCTTGTATATGAAGGAGAAGTCATTGCTAAAGCACATAATCTACGTGAAACAACCCAAAATGCTACAACGCATGCTGAATTAATGGTTATTCAAGAGGCATGTAAAAAAATAGGTAGTTGGCGCCTTGAACAAACAACACTCTATGTCACATTGGAACCTTGCCCCATGTGCGCAGGTGCCATTTTGCAGTCACGAGTGCCGCGTGTTGTATATGGTGCGAGAGATATTAAAGCAGGGTGTGTCAATTCGCTCTATCATTTATTAAATGATGCCCGTTTTAACCATGAATGTGATGTTACAGAAGGTATTTTGGCTGAAGACTGTGGTCAAATTTTAACTGACTTTTTCCGCGTATTACGTGAACGAAAAAAGGCGGAGAAAAAAGCACGTAAAATGGCTGAAAGCACAGGATCTTGTGAATCATTGTAGGTTAAGTTCCTTTGCTCTAATAAGAAAAAGGTACCTCAAAACTTATGAGGTACCTTTTTCTTTTCTATGATTATGGGGATGGCGATATATATGAAATGTGTCGTAGCAGCGACAACATCTTCATAACAAAATAATAGTTTCATGCTAGCAAAAATTACTGTTTAAAAACACACTCGCCTTCAATATAAGTAGCAAGTGGCTTCACATTCATAATCTGGTCTTGTGATATTTCACGAAGGTCTTCCGCTAATACAACGAAATTCGCTTCATAACCCTCTTTCAGCTGACCGACCTTTTCCATACGTATCATCGTTTTTGCATCTGCCGTATAAAGCTGTAATGCTTCTTCTACTGAAATACGTTCTGCGGCCCCTAAATCTGTCCCATCATATGCAGTACGTGTAACGGCTGCCTGAATTGTTACGAAAGGATTGGATGCTTCTGCCCAAGATGTCGCAGGTGCGTCTGATGATAAAGCTGTAGCAATGCCTTGCTGTAAAAATGTTTGCACACCATATAACGTTTGCGTTTTCTCTAGGCCGAGATTTTGTAAGTAGCTTTCAATTTCACAAAATAAGAAGATTGGCTGTGGCACAAATCCGATGCCCCATTCAGCTGCCTTCTTCAAGGCACTCTCTGACGGCATTGCAGCATGTTCGATACGAACAGATGGCGCATCTGTTAACCACGCTTCTTCTTCATAGAAAGTATTAACAATTAAGTCTATAGCTCTGTCGCCCATTGCATGAACGACTAATTGAATACTATGCTTCCTTGCTTCAATAGACGCAGCTAAAAGTTCCTCTTTTGTCGTCATGGCAATACCTGTTTCAGAACTGTTTAAAAATGGCTCAGAGACAAGCGCTGTACGTCCCGATACACTACCATCCGAAAACAACTTAATTCCGCCTATATATGCACCTGCTTGGCGATTTAAATTTTCTTCTACTAATAAATCATGGTTTTGTATATCATCCCATACATAATTAACAGCGACACGTTGCTTCAAACCTTTTGTACGTGCCTTACGATATAAGCTTAAATAATCAAGCGGACTTACCGTTGCCATCATTTCTGTAATACTTGTTACACCATAGGAAGCTAAAATATGAGATAGTTTCACAAGTCTTGCTACAATTTCATCTTCAGATGGTGATGGTAAATGTTGCAGTACTAAATTGCGCGCATTTTCACGAAGCACGCCTGTCGGCTCACCGTTTTGGTCTCGGTCAATTTGTCCACCTTGCGGATTAGGAGTGTCCTTTGTAATACCTGCAATTTCTAATGCTTTACTATTAACAGAAATAATATGTCCACATGTACGCATGACGATTACTGGTAATTCTGTTGATGCACGATCTAAATCTGCCTTTAGTGGTGCACGTTTCTCAGCCAGCTTTCCTTCATCGTAGCCCCAGCCTAAAATCCAGCCACGTTGACTAGCATCGTAATTTTGTAAAGCTACAATCATTTCGTCGATTGAAAGAATTTGTGGTGGTAGGCAAGCTACTTGCTCAAGCACATCCGCCAACATTATTGGGTGCATATGCGCATCGATAATACCTGGAATAATAACTTTTCCTTGTAGATCTATAATTTCTCCTTCATATGAAGGCATATCTTCTTCTAAACCAAGCCATTTAATCTTGCCATCAGCAATCACCATTGCTGTAGCAGATTGACATTCGGAATTGGCTGTATAAATTTTTGCATTACGAAAGATTTTCATTATTCTTCAACTCCTATTTCTTCAACACCAAGGTCGTTTTCGTTAGGTCGTCGGCTTTCACTACTATATGTAATAAAGCACCTACTCAAAAGCCGATGGGATGGTATCATCCAATCGAATCCACTAGACTGCAGTAGGACAAAAGTTAGTGAGAACTGGCATGTTAATAGCAAGTTTTTAAATTACTTATGTTATAGGAGAACAATACACTGTCCCCTTAATCATCATCAAAACTCACATAAGATTTATCTAAATCATAAAAAACTTTTAGCAATGAAAAAAGGAGATAAATTTTTATCTCCTTTTTGTAAAAAAAATTTTACAACAACTCATATTTTAAACATTTATATTTAAGTAGCTGACGTGAGATACCTAAACGACGGGCTGTTTCTGCTAAGCGCCCTTCTGTTTCACGCAATTTTTCAGCAATGATCAGGCGTTCATAAGCTTCTGTTAAATCTCTTAAATGTCCTGAATGGATATTAGGCATGGACGGCTGAGCTTTTTGCTGCACCGTTCTTACAATGCGCTCTGGAATATGCTCCAGTAAAATTTTTTGTCCTGTTAAATTGTTATAGGCCGCTTCTAGAGCATTTTTTAGTTCGCGCACATTTCCTGGCCAATGATATTCATAAAATAATTGAAGTACCTCTTCACTATAACGAACATCTTTTTGAATTGTATGCTCATTATAAAATTGAATATAAAAATCAAGAATAGCAGGTATATCTTCTTTGCGCATATGAAGCGGTGGCAAATCTATTTGCATAACGTTCAGACGATAAAACAAATCCTCACGTAATTTTTTTTCTGCTAAAAGTTTATCTAAATCTTCATTGACCGTTGTAATATATCTAATATCTAACGGCTCTCCATTCAGCGATTTCAAATCTACCGCATGCAGTAATTTTGCCTGTAATGATAAATCCAGCATATTTAACTGATCAATAAGTAAGGTACCCCCATTAGCCTCCTGCAGTTTTCCTTGTTTCCCTTCAGCCTCGATACCGTAAAGCTGTGAAAAAATATTATCCTCTGTCAATGTGGAACAATTGAGCACAATATACGGCTTCGTAAAACGCTCGCTTTCATTATGAATACCTTGCGCTACGATATCCTTCCCTGTACCTGTTTCCCCTGTAATCAGAATAGATGAATTTTTCTTTGCACCACGGCGAGCCTTCTCAGTTTGAGCTTTCATTTCTGCATTCACAGAAATTAAATCTTCTAAACGGTAATTTGTATGGTTATCTCGATATAATTTATGTCCGAGGAAATGATCCAAATATTTTATTTGTTTACTCTCATAAAAATGCTTTGAAAACTCAATAGCACCAATAATTGCTCCACCTTCGATAATTGGATAGGTTGAGCTTAGCGATGTATAACTAAAGCCATTTAACGTCGTCAGAACCTGTTCAAAGTAAATGATTGGTTCCCCTGTTTGCAGTACTTTAAAAATTGTACTTGTTTCAGTTGATAAATTTTGATAGCTATCAGTCACGGTTTTTTGGAAAAATTCATCTGGTGTTAAGCCAATCTCTAACAATATATTTAAATCTGCTAAATCATAAAAAATTGCGCAGCCTTTTTCATCGGTAATTAACACATTATCAAACTCTCTTAATGCTTGTGTAAATTGATGTAGAACCATGAATTTTCTCCCCCCTTGTCCCCATGAATTATACTCATTATAACGAATTTTCTAAAATAATGAGAGATTCGAGCGCTAAAAAAGCAAAAAAAAGCTATTTTAGAAAATCTAAAACCAGATTAACTAAAATAGCTTATCGTATTGTCTTTGCTTTTACCTGTGGAATTACTACATTTCTGTCAGTAGAAGCCTGTAATTACGGATCTGTGACCACAGTAATTTGTTATTTTGGTGCAATCACTGTTTTTCCGCCCATATAAGGAACTAATACCTCTGGAATCACTACACTTCCATCGGCTTGCTGATAGTTTTCAAGGATAGCAGCCACTGTTCGACCAATTGCAAGACCTGAGCCGTTTAATGTGTGCACATATTCTGGTTTTGCATTTGGCTCACGGCGGAAACGAATATTCGCACGGCGCGCTTGGAAATCCTCAAAGTTTGAGCAAGAAGAAATTTCACGGTACATATTTTGTGCCGGAATCCAAACTTCTAAATCATATTTTTTCGCAGCTGTGAAACCTAAATCAGCTGTACACATTTTTAACTTACGGTAAGGTAAACCTAATAATTGCAGTACTTTTTCAGCGTGACCAGTTAATAATTCTAGTTGCTCGTAAGATTCTTCAGGTTTAACAAAACGTACTAATTCTACTTTATTGAATTGGTGCTGGCGAATTAAGCCACGTGTATCGCGACCTGCAGAGCCCGCTTCTGAGCGGAAGCAAGCACTATATGCTGCAAAGCCCTGTGGTAAAGCTTCAATAGGAAGAATTTCATCGCGGTAGAAATTCGTAACTGGTACTTCTGCTGTTGGAATCATAAAGTAGTCTGTATCATCTACTTTAAATACATCTTCCTCAAACTTAGGCAGCTGACCTGTACCTGTTAAGCTGTCTCGATTCACAATAACAGGTGGTAGCATTTCTTCATAGCCATGCTCTTCTGCATGTAAATCCATCATAAAACTCATTAATGCACGTTCTAAACGAGCACCTAAGCCACGGTAGAATAAGAAACGGCTTCCAGTTACTTTTGCACCGCGTTCAAAATCGACAATTTGTAAATCTGTTGCAATATCCCAGTGTGCTTTAATGTCGAAATCAAAAGTTGGTACTTCGCCCCAAGTATATTCCTCAACATTATCGTCTTCAGTAGTACCAACTGGCACAGATTCATGTGGAACGTTTGGTAAACGCATCATCATATCTTTAAAACGATCTTCTACTTCATTTAGCTGTGTATCTAACTCTTTAATCTCATCGCCAACCTGACGCATACGAGCGATTACTTCATCAGCATTTTCTTTATTACGTTTCATAACAGAAATCTGTTCAGACACTTTATTTCGTTCAGCTTTAAGCTCTTCTGCCTTTGCGATTAATTCGCGACGCTTCGTATCTAAAGCTTCAAAATCGTCTAAGTTTCCTAAATCCTCGTTACGTGTTAAT
The genomic region above belongs to Lysinibacillus sp. FSL W8-0992 and contains:
- a CDS encoding heavy metal translocating P-type ATPase, whose product is MSSDFKETNLQITGMTCAACATRIEKGLKKMEGVEQATVNLALEKSSIKYDPAKLSEADFEKKIEALGYGVVKQKTELDITGMTCAACATRIEKGLNKLSGVSTASVNLALEKATIEFNPTEVAVSDIIGKVEKLGYGAHQKADEQATEDYREKAIKQQQQKLIFSAILSLPLLWTMVGHFSFTSFLYVPDFLMNPWVQLVLATPVQFIIGRQFYVGAYKALRNGSANMDVLVVMGTSAAYFYSVYQAIVTINSHHGPHLYFETSAVLITLILLGKLFEAKAKGRSSEAIKKLMGLQAKSAIVVRDGVEKEIPLEEVVIGDILLVKPGEKIPVDGAVLEGTTAVDESMLTGESLPVDKKQGDLLYGSTINKNGFVKMSATKVGRDTALAQIIKVVEDAQGSKAPIQRLADQISGIFVPIVVSIAIVTFLIWILWVKPGEFTPALEVLIAVLVIACPCALGLATPTSIMAGSGRAAEFGILFKGGEHLEQTQRIDTVVVDKTGTVTHGKPVLTDVVLAANHEEAHVLSLIGAAEKQSEHPLAQAIVQGIEDKGIELGEVQFFEAIPGYGVQATVSGQGVVIGTRKLMQQYDINIEHILPTMEHFEESGKTAMLAAINGQYAGLVAVADTVKDTSKEAIHRLQEMGITVIMMTGDNKRTAQAIGDEVGVNHVIAEVLPEGKADEVKKLQAAGKNVAMVGDGINDAPALATAHIGMAIGTGTDVAMEAADITLIRGDLNSIAEAIIMSRKTMRNIKQNLFWAFAYNTLGIPIAAMGLLAPWVAGAAMAFSSVSVVLNALRLQRVKL
- the copZ gene encoding copper chaperone CopZ, encoding MQNVTLNVQGMSCGHCVNSVEKSVGALAGVEQVKVNLADGLVDVAFDDAQVSLAQIKETIDDQGYEVE
- a CDS encoding metal-sensitive transcriptional regulator, which gives rise to MEDTVKDDDCHTGETASCRKSHHPERVKKDLTTRLNRIEGQIRGIKGMIEKDVYCDDVITQLSATQSALNSVAKILLEGHLKGCVVDRLSEGDEAVLDELVVTIQKLMKK
- a CDS encoding cation diffusion facilitator family transporter, with translation MGHNHDHGHDHTHGANKKVLLLSFIIITSYMVVEAIGGVLTNSLALLSDAGHMLSDSISLAIALLAFMFGEKAASFSKTYGYKRFEILAAVLNGVTLILIALFIFYEAIERFANPPEVATTGMLIISVIGLLINILVAWIMMRGGDTQDNLNMRGAFLHVLSDMLGSVGAIIAALVIMFFGWGWADPLASVIVAVLVLRSGYFVTKAAIHVLMEGTPSNVDVQEIIQIIEQNEGVQSIHDLHIWTITSGTNALSCHAVVDSQLSIGESEHILREIEHNLEHKGIKHVTIQLETVANRHDESILCNIKSEQTHHDHD
- a CDS encoding ArsR/SmtB family transcription factor, translating into MDEQVKQVEVESGKGQHLDEETLFVVSQTFKALSDPTRIRILNLLCSDEHSVNDIAEILDLSQSTVSHQLRFLKNLRLVKFRREGTSLYYSKDDDHIMNLLKQAIEHATHN
- the tadA gene encoding tRNA adenosine(34) deaminase TadA, which translates into the protein MFMGQALEEAKKAALLGEVPIGAVLVYEGEVIAKAHNLRETTQNATTHAELMVIQEACKKIGSWRLEQTTLYVTLEPCPMCAGAILQSRVPRVVYGARDIKAGCVNSLYHLLNDARFNHECDVTEGILAEDCGQILTDFFRVLRERKKAEKKARKMAESTGSCESL
- a CDS encoding amidohydrolase encodes the protein MKIFRNAKIYTANSECQSATAMVIADGKIKWLGLEEDMPSYEGEIIDLQGKVIIPGIIDAHMHPIMLADVLEQVACLPPQILSIDEMIVALQNYDASQRGWILGWGYDEGKLAEKRAPLKADLDRASTELPVIVMRTCGHIISVNSKALEIAGITKDTPNPQGGQIDRDQNGEPTGVLRENARNLVLQHLPSPSEDEIVARLVKLSHILASYGVTSITEMMATVSPLDYLSLYRKARTKGLKQRVAVNYVWDDIQNHDLLVEENLNRQAGAYIGGIKLFSDGSVSGRTALVSEPFLNSSETGIAMTTKEELLAASIEARKHSIQLVVHAMGDRAIDLIVNTFYEEEAWLTDAPSVRIEHAAMPSESALKKAAEWGIGFVPQPIFLFCEIESYLQNLGLEKTQTLYGVQTFLQQGIATALSSDAPATSWAEASNPFVTIQAAVTRTAYDGTDLGAAERISVEEALQLYTADAKTMIRMEKVGQLKEGYEANFVVLAEDLREISQDQIMNVKPLATYIEGECVFKQ
- a CDS encoding sigma 54-interacting transcriptional regulator, coding for MVLHQFTQALREFDNVLITDEKGCAIFYDLADLNILLEIGLTPDEFFQKTVTDSYQNLSTETSTIFKVLQTGEPIIYFEQVLTTLNGFSYTSLSSTYPIIEGGAIIGAIEFSKHFYESKQIKYLDHFLGHKLYRDNHTNYRLEDLISVNAEMKAQTEKARRGAKKNSSILITGETGTGKDIVAQGIHNESERFTKPYIVLNCSTLTEDNIFSQLYGIEAEGKQGKLQEANGGTLLIDQLNMLDLSLQAKLLHAVDLKSLNGEPLDIRYITTVNEDLDKLLAEKKLREDLFYRLNVMQIDLPPLHMRKEDIPAILDFYIQFYNEHTIQKDVRYSEEVLQLFYEYHWPGNVRELKNALEAAYNNLTGQKILLEHIPERIVRTVQQKAQPSMPNIHSGHLRDLTEAYERLIIAEKLRETEGRLAETARRLGISRQLLKYKCLKYELL
- the serS gene encoding serine--tRNA ligase, encoding MLDIKRVRDNFAEIKEMLLTRNEDLGNLDDFEALDTKRRELIAKAEELKAERNKVSEQISVMKRNKENADEVIARMRQVGDEIKELDTQLNEVEDRFKDMMMRLPNVPHESVPVGTTEDDNVEEYTWGEVPTFDFDIKAHWDIATDLQIVDFERGAKVTGSRFLFYRGLGARLERALMSFMMDLHAEEHGYEEMLPPVIVNRDSLTGTGQLPKFEEDVFKVDDTDYFMIPTAEVPVTNFYRDEILPIEALPQGFAAYSACFRSEAGSAGRDTRGLIRQHQFNKVELVRFVKPEESYEQLELLTGHAEKVLQLLGLPYRKLKMCTADLGFTAAKKYDLEVWIPAQNMYREISSCSNFEDFQARRANIRFRREPNAKPEYVHTLNGSGLAIGRTVAAILENYQQADGSVVIPEVLVPYMGGKTVIAPK